The segment CCTAGGAGCCCAGGACGGCTCGGTGAGGACCGCGCGATGGTCACCCGCTCAGAGGGTGCCGCTCACCAGCTCTCCGTCCTTGAACACCGCGGACACCTGGGGAGTCCCGGGACGGTAGGCGAGATGGATCGGGTTCGGGGCGTCCAGCAGCATCAGGTCGGCGCGGGCGCCGACCCCCAGGTGGCCGACGTCGTCGCGGCGCAGAGCGCGTGCGCCGCCGGCGGTCGCCGCCCACACCGCCTCGTCCGGCGTCATCCGCGTCTCGCGCACCGCCAGCGCGATGCAGAAGGCCACGCTGGAGGTGAAGCACGATCCGGGGTTACAGTCGCTGGCCAGCGCGACCACGGCGCCCGCGTCGATGAGCGCCCGAGCGTCGGGGTAGGGGTGGCGGGTGGAGAAGTCCACACCGGGCAGCAGGGTCGCGACCGTGGGGTGCTCCGTCCGGGCCGACTGGGCGAGGGCGTCGACGTCCTCGGGCGTGAGATAGGTGCAGTGGTCCACCGACGCGGCTCCGACCTCGACGGCGAGCCGCACCCCGGGGCCGGGACCGAGCTGGTTGCCGTGAACGCGGGGCAGCAGGCCGCGATCCCGCCCCGCGGTGAGGACACGGCGGGATTGCTCCTCGTCGAAAGCGCCCCGCTCACAGAAGACGTCGATCCAGCGGGCGTGGGGTGCGCACGCGTCCAGCATCGGGCCGGTGACCAGGTCGACGTAGCCGCTCGGGTCATCGCCGTACTCCGGCGGAACGACGTGCGCCCCCAGGAACGTGACCTCGTCGGTGACGCCGGCCGCCACGCGCAGGGCCCGCTCCTCGTCGGCGACCGTCAGCCCGTACCCGGACTTGATCTCCAACGTGGTGGTGCCCTGGGAGCGCGCCTCACGCAGCAGCCGGGCCGCGTTGTCGGCGAGGTCGGCGTCGGAGGCCGCACGGGTGGCGGCCACAGTGGTTCGTATACCCCCCGCCTCGTAGGGTTGCCCGCTCATCCGGGCGGCGAACTCGCGACTGCGGTCCCCGCTGAAGACGATGTGGGAGTGGCTGTCGACGAACCCCGGCAGGACGCATCGGCCGCGGGCGTCGACGCGAACGTCGGCGTCGGGGCTGTCCGAGCTGGGGCCGGCCCAGGCGACTCGCCCCTTCTCGACCACCAGGGCGGCGTCGCTGACCTCCCCGAGTGGGTCGGATCCCCGGGCGGGGTCGTTGGTCACCAACGTGGCGATGTTGTCGATGACGAGAGACGGTGGGGTCGCTGTGCTCACGTGAGCACCTCCTTGATGGCGGCGTCGAGCGCGTCGGCGGTGTCAGGAACCCGAACGTGCGCGCCGTCGCGCACGATCCACCGGCCGTCGGCCATGACGTGACGGATGTCGGCAGCGGTGGCGGCGTAGACCAGGGCGCCGGCGGCGTG is part of the Spiractinospora alimapuensis genome and harbors:
- the hutI gene encoding imidazolonepropionase → MSTATPPSLVIDNIATLVTNDPARGSDPLGEVSDAALVVEKGRVAWAGPSSDSPDADVRVDARGRCVLPGFVDSHSHIVFSGDRSREFAARMSGQPYEAGGIRTTVAATRAASDADLADNAARLLREARSQGTTTLEIKSGYGLTVADEERALRVAAGVTDEVTFLGAHVVPPEYGDDPSGYVDLVTGPMLDACAPHARWIDVFCERGAFDEEQSRRVLTAGRDRGLLPRVHGNQLGPGPGVRLAVEVGAASVDHCTYLTPEDVDALAQSARTEHPTVATLLPGVDFSTRHPYPDARALIDAGAVVALASDCNPGSCFTSSVAFCIALAVRETRMTPDEAVWAATAGGARALRRDDVGHLGVGARADLMLLDAPNPIHLAYRPGTPQVSAVFKDGELVSGTL